From a single Agelaius phoeniceus isolate bAgePho1 unplaced genomic scaffold, bAgePho1.hap1 Scaffold_118, whole genome shotgun sequence genomic region:
- the GCDH gene encoding glutaryl-CoA dehydrogenase, mitochondrial, with product MALRLAARLSRPARPGVRWGGTGPPRAQAAAPFDWQDALGLEALLSAEERLLRDTTRKYCQERLLPRVLHANRHEVFDREIVTELGELGLLGPTIQGYGCAGTTSVGYGLVTRELERVDSSYRSVLSVQSSLVMYPLWAYGTPAQRERFLPRLARGELVGCFGLTEPNHGSDPGRMETRARHNPSGGTYTLRGSKTWITNSPIADLCVVWARCEEDGRVRGFLVERGTPGLSTPKIEGKFSLRASTTGMILLDDVEVPEENVLPNAEGLAGPFGCLTQARYGIAWGALGAAEACLETVRQYVLDRKQFGGPLARNQLVQKKLADMVTEITLGLHACLRLGRLKDEGRAAPEMVSMLKRNSCGKALGIARDARDMLGGNGICDEFHVIRHLMNLEAVNTYEGTHDIHALILGRAITGIQAFAPAKGT from the exons atGGCGCTGCGTTTGGCCGCCCGCCTGtcgcgcccggcccggcccggtgtCCGGTGGGGGGGCACCGGCCCCCCCCGCGCACAGG ccgcCGCCCCGTTCGACTGGCAGGACGCGCTGGGGCTGGAGGCGCTGCTGAGCGCCGAGGAGCGGCTGCTGCGGGACACGACGCGCAAATACTGCCAGGAGCGGCTGCTGCCCCGCGTGCTGCACGCCAACCGCCACGAGG TCTTTGACCGGGAGATCGTGACCgaactgggagagctggggctgctgggcccCACCATTCAAG GGTACGGCTGCGCGGGCACCACGTCGGTGGGCTACGGGCTGGTGACGCGGGAGCTGGAGCGCGTGGACAGCAGCTACCGCTCGGTGCTCAGCGTGCAATCCTCGCTGGTCATGTACCCCCTGTGGGCCTACGGGACCCCCGCCCAGCGCGAGCGCTTCCTGCCCCGCCTCG CGCGGGGGGAGCTCGTGGGGTGCTTTGGGCTGACGGAGCCCAACCACGGGAGCGACCCGGGGCGGATGGAGACGCGGGCACGGCACAACCCCAGCGGCGGCACCTACACCCTGCGCGGCTCCAAGACCTG gatCACCAACTCACCCATCGCCGACCTGTGCGTGGTGTGGGCGCGCTGCGAGGAGGACGGGCGGGTCCGGGGCTTCCTGGTGGAGCGCGGGACCCCCGGGCTCAGCACCCCCAAAATCGAGGGCAAGTTCTCCCTGCGGGCCTCGACCACCGGGATGATCCTGCTGGATGACGTGGAGGTGCCCGAGGAGAACGTGCTGCCCAACGCCGAGGGGCTGGCG ggcccCTTTGGCTGCCTGACCCAGGCCCGTTACGGCATCGCCTGGGGCGCGCTGGGCGCTGCCGAGGCCTGTCTGGAGACGGTGCGGCAATACGTGCTGGACAG GAAGCAGTTTGGGGGCCCGCTGGCCCGGAACCAGCTGGTGCAGAAGAAGCTGGCGGACATGGTGACGGAGATCACGCTGGGGCTGCACGCCTGCCTGCGGCTCGGCCGCCTCAAGGACGAGGGCAG GGCCGCCCCCGAGATGGTGTCGATGCTGAAGCGGAACTCGTGCGGGAAGGCGCTGGGCATCGCCAGGGACGCGCGGGACATGCTGGGGGGCAACGGCATCTGCGACGAGTTCCACGTGATCCGGCACCTCATGAACCTCGAGGCCGTCAACACCTACGAGG GCACCCACGACATCCACGCGCTGATCCTGGGCCGCGCCATCACCGGCATCCAGGCCTTTGCCCCGGCCAAGGGGACGTAG
- the SYCE2 gene encoding synaptonemal complex central element protein 2 isoform X3, giving the protein MSREEPDGPEPEAAAGESPFVAELGEDEPPGEKPDRPRAGPALGPRSSLLFASLDAAVEGLQQRVQDVLGRLNSGREEAHTELSGVRGSLLLKVSELAEQLEERLFHRYGFHNGLIQERLQALGEVLERVEEVQAELRRICCTVEAAYQELCLQPEA; this is encoded by the exons ATGTCGCGGGAGGAGCCTGATGGTCCCGAaccggaggcggcggcgggcgaGAGCCCCTTCGTGGCGGAGCTGGGTGAGGACGAGCCCCCCGGCGAGAAACCGGACAG GCCGCGCGCGGGGCCAGCGCTGGGTCCCCGCTCCTCGCTCTTGTTCGCCTCGCTGGACGCCGCcgtggaggggctgcagcagcgggtGCAGGACGTGCTCGGCCGCCTCAACAGCGGCCGCGAGGAAGCGCACACGGAGCTGAGCGGCGTCAGGGGCAGCCTGCTGCTGAAG GTCTCGGAGCTGgcggagcagctggaggagcgGCTCTTCCACCGCTACGGCTTCCACAACGGGCTGATCCAGGAGCGGCTGCAGGCGCTCGGCGAGGTGCTGGAGCGCGTGGAGGAGGTGCAGGCGGAGCTGCGCCGCATCTGCTGCACCGTGGAGGCGGCGTATcaggagctctgcctgcagcccgAGGCCTGA
- the SYCE2 gene encoding synaptonemal complex central element protein 2 isoform X1 — protein sequence MALMGQKCPSRFLHGFRAPHKRGPCPCGLHAPHRGPCPCVIRGPNGVLVQSQAPMGSLPLTQSQFLRHPRPQWGPCPRGLHALSPAPPEAPVFRPRPRAGPALGPRSSLLFASLDAAVEGLQQRVQDVLGRLNSGREEAHTELSGVRGSLLLKVSELAEQLEERLFHRYGFHNGLIQERLQALGEVLERVEEVQAELRRICCTVEAAYQELCLQPEA from the exons ATGGCCCTAATGGGGCAGAAATGTCCCTCACGCTTTCTCCATGGGTTCCGTGCCCCTCATAAAaggggtccctgtccctgtgggcTCCATGCCCCTCACaggggtccctgtccctgtgtgatCCGCGGCCCTAATGGGGTCCTTGTGCAATCCCAGGCCCCGATGGGGTCCCTGCCCCTCACACAGTCCCAGTTCCTGCGCCATCCCAGGCCCCaatggggtccctgtccccgcgGGCTCCATGCGCTGTCCCCCGCCCCTCCTGAGGCTCCCGTGTTCCGGCCGAGGCCGCGCGCGGGGCCAGCGCTGGGTCCCCGCTCCTCGCTCTTGTTCGCCTCGCTGGACGCCGCcgtggaggggctgcagcagcgggtGCAGGACGTGCTCGGCCGCCTCAACAGCGGCCGCGAGGAAGCGCACACGGAGCTGAGCGGCGTCAGGGGCAGCCTGCTGCTGAAG GTCTCGGAGCTGgcggagcagctggaggagcgGCTCTTCCACCGCTACGGCTTCCACAACGGGCTGATCCAGGAGCGGCTGCAGGCGCTCGGCGAGGTGCTGGAGCGCGTGGAGGAGGTGCAGGCGGAGCTGCGCCGCATCTGCTGCACCGTGGAGGCGGCGTATcaggagctctgcctgcagcccgAGGCCTGA
- the SYCE2 gene encoding synaptonemal complex central element protein 2 isoform X2 yields the protein MSREEPDGPEPEAAAGESPFVAELGEDEPPGEKPDRPRAGPALGPRSSLLFASLDAAVEGLQQRVQDVLGRLNSGREEAHTELSGVRGSLLLKVSAERPPRSLPSFLPPGARGAALFRPVGRDKGGRARPRRQLRSPAGGSPPKPRGGGRSCLRPRFQRPPLSPRCPPGVPPLVPTLPSQMAARPGSCGPR from the exons ATGTCGCGGGAGGAGCCTGATGGTCCCGAaccggaggcggcggcgggcgaGAGCCCCTTCGTGGCGGAGCTGGGTGAGGACGAGCCCCCCGGCGAGAAACCGGACAG GCCGCGCGCGGGGCCAGCGCTGGGTCCCCGCTCCTCGCTCTTGTTCGCCTCGCTGGACGCCGCcgtggaggggctgcagcagcgggtGCAGGACGTGCTCGGCCGCCTCAACAGCGGCCGCGAGGAAGCGCACACGGAGCTGAGCGGCGTCAGGGGCAGCCTGCTGCTGAAGGTAAGCGCGGAGCGGCCGCCGCggtcccttccttccttccttccccccgGGGCGCGGGGGGCCGCGTTATTCCGCCCGGTTGGGCGGGACAAGGGAGGCAGAGCCCGGCCGCGGAGGCAGCTGCGGAGCCCGGCCGGGGGGAGCCCCCCGAAGCCCCGCGGGGGCGGCCGCAGCTGCCTCCGGCCCCGCTTCCAGCggcccccgctgtcccctcgctgtccccctggtgtcccccccCTTGTCCCCACGCTGCCCTCGCAGAtggcggcccggcccggcagctGCGGCCCGCGCTGA
- the FARSA gene encoding phenylalanine--tRNA ligase alpha subunit, with protein MAPSVAERLLERLDQTAAPDGLCSLEAAAQLGVDHQTLVGAVKSLQALGEVIEAEARTATRWELSAEGEEVLRDGSPEVRLFRSLPEEGLPQAEAMKLPGGSLGFSKAMANKWVRLDKGAAGGPRVFRAVPSVQDTVQEHLGQVRAGGALPERERSELKRRKLLLEVTLKSFWIRKGSAFSTAVARPETELTPEMIATGSWRRLPFKPYNFSSLGLPPACGHLHPLLKVRSELRQIFLEMGFTEMPTDNFVESSFWNFDALFQPQQHPARDQHDTFFLLDPAEAPQLPPGYSSKVKKVHSQGGYGSQGYRYEWKVEEAKKNLLRTHTTSASARALFQLARQEKFSPVKYFSIDRVFRNESLDATHLAEFHQVEGLVADRGLTLGHLMGILRQFFTKLGISQLRFKPAYNPYTEPSMEVFSYHEGLKKWVEVGNSGVFRPELLLPMGLPENVSVIAWGLSLERPTMIKYGINNIRELVGHRVNLQMVYDSPMCRLDA; from the exons ATGGCGCCGAGCGTGGCGGAGCGGCTGCTGGAGCGGCTGGACCAGACCGCGGCCCCGGACGGGCTCTGCAGCCTCGAGGCCGCCGCCCAGCTCGGCGTGGACCACCAGACGCTCGTGGGCGCCGTAAAAAGCCTCCAGGCGCTGGGCGAG GTGATCGAGGCGGAGGCGCGCACGGCCACGCGATGGGAGCTGAGCGCCGAGGGCGAGGAGGTGCTGCGGGACGGCAGCCCCGAGGTGCGGCTGTTCCGGAGCCTCCCCGAGGAGGGGCTGCCGCAGGCCGAGGCCATG AAGCTGCCCGGGGGCTCCTTGGGCTTCAGCAAGGCCATGGCCAACAAGTGGGTGCGCCTCGATAAGGGAGCGGCCGGCGGGCCCCGCGTGTTCCGCGCC gtgccctCGGTGCAGGACACGGTGCAGGAACACCTGGGCCAGGTGAGGGCCGGGGGGGCCCTGCCCGAGCGGGAGCGTTCGGAGCTCaagaggaggaagctgctgctggaagt gaccctCAAATCCTTCTGGATCCGCAAGGGCAGCGCCTTCAGCACGGCCGTGGCGCGCCCGGAGACCGAGCTCACCCCGGAGATGATCGCCAC gggctcctggcGCCGGCTGCCCTTCAAACCCTACAACTTCTCCTcgctggggctgcccccggcCTGCGGGCACCTGCACCCGCTGCTCAAGGTGCGCTCGGAGCTGCGCCAGATCTTCCTGGAGATGGG GTTCACGGAGATGCCCACGGATAACTTTGTGGAGAGCTCCTTCTGGAACTTCGACGCGCTCTTCCAGCCGCAGCAGCACCCGGCGCGCGACCAGCACGACACCTTCTTCCTgctgg ACCCCGCCGAAGCCCCCCAGTTGCCCCCCGGCTACTCCTCCAAGGTGAAGAAGGTGCACTCGCAGGGAGGCTACGGCTCACAGGG GTACAGGTACGAGTGGAAGGTGGAGGAGGCAAAGAAGAACCTGCTGAGGACCCACACCACGTCAGCCAGTGCCCGTGCCCTGTTCCAGCTGGCACGGCAG GAGAAGTTCAGCCCggtgaaatatttctccatCGACCGCGTGTTCCGCAACGAGAGCCTGGACGCGACGCACCTGGCCGAGTTCCACCAGGTGGAGGGGCTGGTGGCCGACCGGGGGCTCACCCTGGGCCACCTCATGGGCATCCTGCGGCAGTTCTTCACCAAGCTGG GGATCTCCCAGCTGCGTTTCAAACCCGCCTACAACCCCTACACCGAGCCCAGCATGGAGGTGTTCAGCTACCACGAGG ggctgaaGAAGTGGGTGGAGGTGGGGAACTCGGGGGTCTTCCGCcccgagctgctgctgcccatggggCTCCCCGAGAACGTCTCCGTCATCGCCTGGGGGCTCTCGCTGGAGCG ACCCACCATGATCAAATACGGCATCAACAACATCCGGGAGCTCGTGGGGCACCGCGTCAACCTGCAGATGGTCTACGACAGCCCCATGTGCCGCCTGGATGCGTGA
- the CALR gene encoding calreticulin: protein MSPLSVLTPVLLGALLAAAGPTQFFREEFGDGDAWTRRWVESKHKPDYGRFVLTAGKFYGDAEKDKGIQTSQDARFYALSSRFEPFSNRDKTLVVQFTVKHEQNIDCGGGYVKLFPASLSQEDMHGDSEYNIMFGPDICGPGTKKVHVIFNYKGKNVLINKDIRCKDDEFTHLYTLVLRPDNTYEVKIDNARVESGSLEEDWDFLPPKKIKDPEAKKPDDWDERAKIDDPEDTKPEDWDKPEHIPDPDAKKPEDWDEEMDGEWEPPVIQNPEYKGEWRPQQIDNPDYKGKWVHPEIDNPEYSPDPLLYSYDSFGVIGLDLWQVKSGTIFDNFLITDDEKLAEEIGNETWGATKDAERKMKEQQDEEQRKKQEEEEKQQKEEEGDDDSDGDEEEEDEEESEAEPEEAEAAPRDEL from the exons ATGAGCCCCCTCAGCGTCCTCACCCCCGTCCTGCTCGGAGCCCTCCTGGCGGCCGCCGGCCCCACCCAGTTCTTCCGCGAGGAGTTCGGGGATGGAG ACGCCTGGACCCGCCGGTGGGTGGAATCCAAGCACAAACCCGACTACGGGCGCTTCGTCCTCACCGCCGGCAAGTTCTACGGCGACGCCGAGAAGGACAAAG GGATCCAGACGAGCCAGGACGCCCGGTTCTACGCCCTGTCCTCGCGCTTTGAGCCCTTCAGCAACCGCGACAAGACGCTGGTGGTGCAGTTCACCGTGAAGCACGAGCAGAACATCGACTGCGGCGGCGGCTACGTCAAGCTCTTCCCGGCCAGCCTGAGCCAGGAGGACATGCACGGCGACTCTGAGTACAACATCATGTTTG GCCCCGACATCTGCGGCCCCGGCACCAAGAAGGTTCACGTGATCTTCAACTACAAAGGCAAGAACGTGTTGATCAACAAGGACATCCGCTGCAAG gATGACGAGTTCACCCACCTGTACACGCTGGTGCTGCGGCCCGACAACACCTACGAGGTGAAGATCGACAACGCCCGCGTGGAGTCGGGGAGCCTGGAGGAGGATTGGGATTTCCTGCCCCCCAAAAAGATCAAAGACCCCGAGGCCAAGAAACCCGACGACTGGGACGAGCGGGCCAAGATCGATGACCCCGAGGACACCAAGCCCGAG GACTGGGACAAACCTGAGCACATCCCAGACCCCGATGCCAAGAAACCGGAGGATTGGGACGAGGAGATGGACGGGGAGTGGGAGCCTCCCGTGATCCAGAACCCCGAGTACAAG gGCGAGTGGAGGCCGCAGCAGATCGACAACCCCGACTACAAGGGCAAGTGGGTGCACCCCGAGATCGACAACCCCGAGTACAGCCCCGACCCCCTGCTCTACTCCTACGACAGCTTCGGGGTCATCGGGCTCGACCTCTggcag GTGAAGTCTGGCACCATCTTTGACAATTTCCTGATCACGGATGATGAGAAACTGGCGGAGGAGATCGGGAACGAGACCTGGGGGGCCACCAAG GACGcagagaggaagatgaaggagcagcaggacGAGGAGCAGCGGaagaagcaggaggaggaggagaagcaacagaaggaagaggaaggggatgATGATAGCGACggggacgaggaggaggaggatgaggaggagtcCGAGGCCGAGCCCGAGGAGGCGGAGGCAGCCCCGCGGGACGAGCTGTGA
- the RAD23A gene encoding UV excision repair protein RAD23 homolog A yields MLWGRREEPPPPRPRPAMAVTVTLKTLQQQTFKIRMEPHETVRALKEKIEAEKGSEAFPVAGQKLIYAGKILSDDVPIREYRIDEKNFVVVMVTKAKSALGSAPPEAGAPSEPPAAPPGPPPAADAAPPPPAAPSEEPPAQDPPPALTLPEPAAGSVPPSGSSGRSADAASTLVTGSEYETMLSEIVSMGYERERVVAALRASYNNPHRAVEYLLTGIPGSPEPERPPVQESRPPEQPPPEGENPLEFLREQPQFQNMRQVIQQNPALLPALLQQLGQENPQLLQQISQHQEQFIQMLNEPLGELGELEGEVGAIGDESPQMNYIQVTPQEKEAIERLKALGFPESLVIQAYFACEKNENLAANFLLSQNFDDD; encoded by the exons ATGTTGTGGGGCCGCCGggaggagccgccgccgccccgtCCCCGTCCCGCCATGGCGGTGACCGTGACGCTGAAGACGCTGCAGCAGCAAACCTTCAAGATCCGCATGGAGCCGCACGAGACG GTGCGGGCTCTGAAGGAGAAGATCGAGGCCGAGAAGGGCAGCGAGGCCTTTCCCGTGGCCGGGCAGAAGCTGATCTACGCCGGCAAGATCCTGAGCGACGACGTGCCCATCCGCGAGTACCGCATCGACGAGAAGAACTTCGTGGTGGTCATGGTCACCAAG GCCAAGTCTGCTCTGGGCTCGGCTCCCCCCGAGGCCGGGGCCCCCTCGGAGccccccgcagcccccccggGGCCCCCCCCGGCCGCCGacgccgcccctccccccccggCCGCGCCCAGCGAGGAGCCCCCGGCCCAGGACCCCCCCCCTGCCCTGACCCTGCCTGAGCCTGCAGCGGG CTCCGTTCCCCCCTCGGGCAGCTCCGGGCGCTCGGCCGACGCCGCCTCCACCCTCG TGACGGGCTCCGAGTACGAGACGATGCTCTCCGAGATCGTGTCCATGGGCTACGAGCGGGAGCGCGTGGTGGCCGCGCTCAGGGCCAGCTACAACAATCCCCATCGTGCTGTGGAGTACCTGCTGAcg GGCATCCCCGGCAGCCCCGAGCCCGAGCGCCCCCCGGTGCAGGAGAGCCGGCCCCCGGAGCAGCCCCCGCCCGAAG GCGAGAACCCGCTGGAGTTCCTGCGGGAGCAGCCGCAGTTCCAGAACATGCGCCAGGTGATCCAGCAGAACCCGGCCCTGCTCCccgccctgctgcagcagctgggccaggagaacccccagctgctccag CAAATCagccagcaccaggagcagttCATCCAGATGCTGAACGAGCCCCTGGGCGAGCTGGGCGAGCTCGAGGGCGAGGTGGGCGCCATCGGGGACGAGTCCCCCCAGATGAATTACATCCAGGTGACCCCGCAGGAGAAAGAAGCCATAGAGAGG CTGAAGGCGCTGGGCTTTCCCGAGAGCCTGGTGATCCAGGCCTACTTTGCCTGCGAGAAGAACGAGAACCTGGCGGCCAATTTCCTGCTCAGCCAGAACTTCGACGACGACTGA
- the GADD45GIP1 gene encoding large ribosomal subunit protein mL64: protein MAAPLRRALLALGPARSLLPEPVPVPVRPYRADPLRRRPGPAPADPGDLRAAARRFGRLGEASGVPVWRLWPSPEQLREAEAEEREWDPPLREVEAVLEQREREEAQRKKEREELVSRSLAAMPARVAAWRRDREAARERARADAARRQRLLAEAGLGALPRPGTPGRGSARAQELLEDLEKQRRREEKRRRRQEREEAARRALAAAEAAAAARPLPGTGPESDESPPRPTGGTS from the exons atggcggcgccctTGCGGCGGGCGCTGCTGGCGCTGGGCCCGGCCCGGtcgctgctcccggagccggtcccggtcccggtgcGGCCTTACCGGGCGGAtccgctccgccgccgcccgggcccggcccccgccgaCCCGGGGGACCTGCGGGCCGCCGCGCGGCGGTTCGGGCGGCTCGGGGAGGCCTCGGGGGTGCCGGTGTGGCGGCTCTGGCCCAGCCCGGAGCAGCTGCGGGAGGCGGAGGCGGAGGAGCGCGAGTGGGACCCGCCGCTCCGGGAGGTGGAGGCCGTGCTGGAGCAGCGGGAGAGGGAGGAGGCGCAGCGGAAAAAGGAGAG ggaggagctggtgTCCCGCAGCCTGGCGGCCATGCCCGCCCGTGTCGCCGCCTGGCGCCGGGACCGTGAGGCCGCGCGGGAACGGGCGCGGGCGGACGCGGCGCGGCggcagcggctgctggccgaggcggggctgggggcgctcCCGCGGCCCGGGACCCCCGGCCGGGGCTCGGCCCGAgcgcaggagctgctggaggacctggagaagcagcggcggcgggaggagaagcggcggcggcggcaggagcgggaggaggcggcTCGCAGAGCCCTGGccgcggcggaggcggcggcggcggcgcggccgctgcccgGGACCGGCCCCGAGAGCGACGAGAGCCCCCCCAGACCCACCGGGGGCACCTCCTGA